The proteins below come from a single Triticum aestivum cultivar Chinese Spring chromosome 5D, IWGSC CS RefSeq v2.1, whole genome shotgun sequence genomic window:
- the LOC123126011 gene encoding cyclin-dependent protein kinase inhibitor SMR4, whose protein sequence is MEVEVPMEYGMTVTTVAEEQGWETPRRDDCRIPALPACPPPPPRKKPAVELGKAAPRREPPKGGYFQPPDIESLFMLAPPRRHAASTCA, encoded by the coding sequence ATGGAGGTGGAGGTGCCGATGGAGTATGGCATGACCGTGACGACGGTGGCGGAGGAGCAGGGGTGGGAGACGCCGAGGAGGGACGACTGCCGCATCCCGGCGTTGCCGgcgtgcccgccgccgccgccgaggaagAAGCCCGCGGTGGAGCTCGGCAAGGCGGCGCCGCGCCGGGAGCCGCCCAAGGGTGGCTACTTCCAGCCGCCGGACATCGAGTCCCTCTTCATGCTCGCGCCGCCGcggaggcacgccgcctccaccTGCGCGTAA
- the LOC123123507 gene encoding hsp70-binding protein 1 isoform X2 — translation MAKDGAGGGPDWNGLLKWSLAHGSDGTNPPRALSEEDRKWFMEAMQANTIDVVGRMKEIAQVMKTPNDVLQSHGVTPENIEDMLDELQEHVESIDMANDLHSIGGLDPLLGYLKNSHAGIRAKAAEVVSTVVQNNPKSQQLVMESNGLEPLLTNFRSDPSTTARTKALGAISSLIRNNQSGLAAFRLGNGHAALKDALGSDDARLQRKALHLTQYLLNNKADRNVAAEIGLPNQLIHLASSDDSGVREAALGGLLELARDKTPAASNALPDQDKLKDVLKSRIEGISAMDADDLQAAREERQLVDSLWKECYGEPSSLREKGLVVLPGEDAPQQPPPDVAGKMFEPPLRSWAAPRPAPAEDSDSGSGKKDPPLLLGP, via the exons ATGGCCAAGGATGGAGCAGGAGGCGGGCCCGACTGGAACGGCCTGCTCAAGTGGAGCCTCGCCCACGGCAGCGACGGCACCAACCCGCCCCGCGCGCTCAG CGAGGAGGACAGGAAATGGTTTATGGAGGCGATGCAGGCGAACACAATCGATGTCGTCGGCAGGATGAAGGAGATAGCCCAGGTGATGAAAACCCCCAATGATGTGTTGCAGTCTCATGGCGTGACTCCAGAGAACATTGAAG ATATGCTTGATGAGTTACAAGAGCACGTGGAATCCATTGATATGGCAAATG ATCTTCATTCTATTGGTGGACTAGATCCTCTACTTGGTTACTTGAAAAATTCACATGCTGGCATCCGAGCAAAGGCAGCAGAAGTTGTCAGTACGGTTGTCCAGAATAACCCGAAAAGCCAGCAACTTGTCATGGAATCTAATGGACTGGAGCCGCTATTGACAAACTTCAGGTCTGATCCTAGCACGACTGCACGCACAAAAGCTCTTGGAGCTATCTCTT CTCTGATTCGCAATAACCAGTCCGGTCTTGCTGCATTTCGTCTAGGAAATGGACATGCTGCACTGAAAGATGCACTTGGTTCTGATGATGCTAGACTTCAGAG GAAAGCTCTGCATCTCACACAGTACCTGCTGAACAATAAGGCGGATAGGAACGTCGCTGCAGAGATTGGTCTTCCGAATCAACTGATACACCTCGCATCCAGTGACGATTCTGGAGTCCGGGAGGCTGCCCTGGGCGGCCTTCTTGAGCTGGCACGCGACAAGACACCAGCTGCCAGCAACGCTCTACCTGATCAGGACAAGCTGAAAGACGTCCTGAAGAGCCGAATCGAAGGCATCAGCGCAATGGACGCCGACGACCTCCAAGCAGCCCGTGAGGAGCGGCAACTGGTGGACTCCCTCTGGAAGGAGTGCTACGGCGAGCCGTCGTCTCTCAGGGAGAAGGGCCTGGTGGTGCTCCCGGGGGAGGACGcgccgcagcagccgccgccggACGTCGCGGGGAAGATGTTCGAGCCGCCGCTCCGCTCGTGGGCCGCGCCGAGGCCTGCTCCAGCGGAGGACTCCGATTCGGGCAGCGGGAAGAAGGATCCGCCCCTGCTGCTAGGGCCGTGA
- the LOC123123507 gene encoding hsp70-binding protein 1 isoform X1 produces the protein MAKDGAGGGPDWNGLLKWSLAHGSDGTNPPRALSEEDRKWFMEAMQANTIDVVGRMKEIAQVMKTPNDVLQSHGVTPENIEGTFSDMLDELQEHVESIDMANDLHSIGGLDPLLGYLKNSHAGIRAKAAEVVSTVVQNNPKSQQLVMESNGLEPLLTNFRSDPSTTARTKALGAISSLIRNNQSGLAAFRLGNGHAALKDALGSDDARLQRKALHLTQYLLNNKADRNVAAEIGLPNQLIHLASSDDSGVREAALGGLLELARDKTPAASNALPDQDKLKDVLKSRIEGISAMDADDLQAAREERQLVDSLWKECYGEPSSLREKGLVVLPGEDAPQQPPPDVAGKMFEPPLRSWAAPRPAPAEDSDSGSGKKDPPLLLGP, from the exons ATGGCCAAGGATGGAGCAGGAGGCGGGCCCGACTGGAACGGCCTGCTCAAGTGGAGCCTCGCCCACGGCAGCGACGGCACCAACCCGCCCCGCGCGCTCAG CGAGGAGGACAGGAAATGGTTTATGGAGGCGATGCAGGCGAACACAATCGATGTCGTCGGCAGGATGAAGGAGATAGCCCAGGTGATGAAAACCCCCAATGATGTGTTGCAGTCTCATGGCGTGACTCCAGAGAACATTGAAGGTACCTTCTCAG ATATGCTTGATGAGTTACAAGAGCACGTGGAATCCATTGATATGGCAAATG ATCTTCATTCTATTGGTGGACTAGATCCTCTACTTGGTTACTTGAAAAATTCACATGCTGGCATCCGAGCAAAGGCAGCAGAAGTTGTCAGTACGGTTGTCCAGAATAACCCGAAAAGCCAGCAACTTGTCATGGAATCTAATGGACTGGAGCCGCTATTGACAAACTTCAGGTCTGATCCTAGCACGACTGCACGCACAAAAGCTCTTGGAGCTATCTCTT CTCTGATTCGCAATAACCAGTCCGGTCTTGCTGCATTTCGTCTAGGAAATGGACATGCTGCACTGAAAGATGCACTTGGTTCTGATGATGCTAGACTTCAGAG GAAAGCTCTGCATCTCACACAGTACCTGCTGAACAATAAGGCGGATAGGAACGTCGCTGCAGAGATTGGTCTTCCGAATCAACTGATACACCTCGCATCCAGTGACGATTCTGGAGTCCGGGAGGCTGCCCTGGGCGGCCTTCTTGAGCTGGCACGCGACAAGACACCAGCTGCCAGCAACGCTCTACCTGATCAGGACAAGCTGAAAGACGTCCTGAAGAGCCGAATCGAAGGCATCAGCGCAATGGACGCCGACGACCTCCAAGCAGCCCGTGAGGAGCGGCAACTGGTGGACTCCCTCTGGAAGGAGTGCTACGGCGAGCCGTCGTCTCTCAGGGAGAAGGGCCTGGTGGTGCTCCCGGGGGAGGACGcgccgcagcagccgccgccggACGTCGCGGGGAAGATGTTCGAGCCGCCGCTCCGCTCGTGGGCCGCGCCGAGGCCTGCTCCAGCGGAGGACTCCGATTCGGGCAGCGGGAAGAAGGATCCGCCCCTGCTGCTAGGGCCGTGA
- the LOC123123508 gene encoding uncharacterized protein → MDTDDFQAVLERMLQLRLDCPPDGDGVTAPPYAPAQPAAADDDHAKVKQSAAEWTEVLVGEMASAASMDDARRRAAKILEAFGGAVCTRAARVVADKDRELGNIRRQNTILKKAVLLQHRQHLEDEAEGRELQGQVAQHREQVRQLEADKYVLSMHLRNAGGGASMPGNFNPEVF, encoded by the coding sequence atggacacggACGACTTCCAAGCGGTGCTGGAGAGGATGCTCCAGCTGCGCCTGGATTGCCCGCCGGACGGCGACGGGGTCACCGCTCCTCCGTACGCCCCGGCGCAGCCCGCCGCCGCAGACGACGACCATGCAAAAGTAAAACAATCGGCGGCTGAATGGACGGAGGTCCTGGTGGGCGAGATGGCGAGCGCCGCTTCCATGGACGACGCCCGGCGCCGCGCCGCAAAGATCCTCGAGGCCTTCGGGGGCGCCGTCTGCACTCGCGCCGCGCGTGTCGTCGCCGATAAGGACCGGGAGCTGGGAAACATCCGGCGGCAGAACACCATCCTGAAGAAGGCGGTGCTGCTCCAGCACCGGCAGCACttggaggacgaggcggagggcaGGGAGCTCCAGGGCCAGGTCGCCCAGCACCGGGAGCAGGTCCGGCAGCTCGAGGCGGACAAGTATGTGCTGTCCATGCACCTCAGGAACGCGGGCGGCGGGGCGTCCATGCCTGGGAACTTCAACCCGGAGGTTTTCTGA